Genomic DNA from Leishmania major strain Friedlin complete genome, chromosome 2:
ggcgagcgAGAGGCCACAGCCGACACAAAAGCAGTGTCCGACACCCTTCACGcgcgccatcaccaccctcctccttccctccacCATCCCTCAGGTTGCAGTCGAGGCGCaggctgcaccacggctacGAAGGCTACCTCACCGTTCgcatcctcctcttctccactGCCAATGCCCGCCCTGACCCTCTCTGTGGGCACTCCTCGtcccctcccgccctctGTTGCCAGTCCACCCCTCgtagagagagcgagagaggttTGGGTTGGGTTGTGGTAAACCGAGAGGTAGTcgccccccaccacccccacatacacaccacGCCCTCTGGTTCAGCTCTCGCCCACGCGCTACAGTCGCTGTGGGATGGGCGCACGCCAGGGGTGCCCTGCGAAGCCACACATCGCCCCGCCCTCCGGGTGGAGGCGCCAAGCCGTGGGAAcgctctcacacacacacacacacgccacgcCACGCAGGACCGCCACGGGACTGCTTGCGGTGCCGGCCTTTGTTTTCCTTCGTTGGGTGTCCTCGCACGTTCCTTTAATGGCGCTtgcccttcctccctttACCTTGTCTTCCAGCGTTGCCGCTACTGTGGCTGCTGGCCTGGGCGGAGGCGAGCTGCGTctgctgccggtgcgacGCCGAGCCACTAgcgcctgcctgccccgtcgcagcagcagcagcagcagcagcgccgggaCTGCGGCCCTTGTGCCCTGACGCAGCTGAGATGGAAGACATGGCGGCCGCGCTTGCCGCTTGCTGCTCTCCAGCGCTCGCAGTCGCGGTGGACGGCACAGGGCTGCCTACCGATGCCCTGGTGCACTCCGTGACGAACTCGTTCACAAGGCTCTCCACCATCTTGATATGGCCTTGATGCTCCACccgcgtcgtcatcgtcacTCGGCCATCGGTGGCCTTGAGCACGAACGTCTTGCGGCTCTGGTAGgggcgcagccgcagcatcaGCCGTGTTCGCCTCACCCCGCCTGGCTGCTGATGCATGCTGCGGGTAGCCTGCACAAAATCCTTGAGTTCCAGGCGCATGGCGGACGTTCGGCTgcggtggtcgtggtggcggtggtgatcaCAGCGACGCctgaaaggagagagagagaggcacgtTGAGATGGTGGCAGCAGGATAGCAAAGTCCCACGAGAACCAGATCAACTGTGTTGGTGAGTCTGTGAGCGCGCACTTGGGCGTGGGTGAGTGTGGGTGGATGGGGGTGGATATCTGGCGAGAGTGATGCACAGAGCGTACCGACAACGACGAACAGAAAGTTGTCGCAGCCGTGCACCCTGAGTGCGTCGGTGCGAGCGAGTTTGAGGGCGGGAGAAAGCACGATGGAAAACCACGTCCAACAAGAGAACCACTACAGCTGAAGGATCGGTGGATGACCACGTTGTGACTCTGAGAACATCGCCGCGCAGAagacgcgcacatgcacacatgcgcgcgtgGGTGTTGGAGCGTGCAGCGGTGAGCGGTCGCATGGATGCAggcgcggagagggagagggaggagaggagcgggTGGCAGGGGCAGAGCACGTTGAGGTGTTGAGTAGGTGCTCACTGCTGGCCAGCGAGCATCTGTGTATGCCTGAAAGCAAAGTAGAAGAGCCTGtgcggggagagggagggcgcgCGCGGAGTCGGCACCGGCATAGACGGTGCGTGCGATGATGCGCCCTGacccgcacgcacggcggcaccgctgaaGATGCTGAGCTGTGCAGCATATGTTGGTTCGCGAGTCAATCTCACACAGAGAAAAGAAATGGAGAGACGGGgaggcgggaggaggggggagcgcTATCACCACGGCAGCTGTATCGAGCGTCTACATGCGCACAGGCGCGCCGCTCTTCGATGCATCGCCTGGATCGTCTTCCGCCGCGAAAAAGCAACGGCCCCCGTgcacgccccctcctcctcatcatCCATCCGCGCGCTTGTGCTATGCCGAATGAACACGGCTCACAATGGGGTGCACACCAGCGTGTACGGCCTGCGACACCGCCTGCCCCACCACATCACTGCCGAACAGGCTGGCGTACAGCCCGTCCGCGCTGAACCTCTGAGACGACGATGAGGGCGTTGCGCCTGTGGAGGGCACCCGTGcagccggcagcggcttctTCGCCGTCAACACACTCACAGGGACATACTTGAGAGACTCTCGCACGTATTtgtggcgcagcacacgaCGCAGGGtcggccgcgccgccgcgtccgccgtcagcagcgagCTCACGAGTTCCTTGAACTGTCGCGAGTAGCGTGACGTGGACTCGTTTTGGAGGTCGTGGAGGGgtgtgcagcggccgcggcacacAAGCGAACGGAGCTCCGCCGCTGAGGCGGCCGTGAAGGGAAGCTGTCGCGCCATGAGTTGGTAGAAAACAACGCCAAGGGACCAAACATCAGCTGCCGCACCGTAGGCCCGCTCCTCGAACAGCTCCGGTGCCATGTAGTACGGCGACCCGcacgcctccttcgccgtATCGCCGACGCGATCGAGCTGCGTGGAGATGCCAAAGTCGCCGAGGCGGACCGTGATGCCGTCCTCCAGTAAAAAGATATTGTGCGGCTTCACGTCGCGGTGCAAGATGCCGTACTCAGTGTGaagcgactgcagcgccaccgcgacctGAATAAAGAGCGACGCGACGCACGGCTCTGTAAGTATGTCAGGCCCGGCCGCTGTGgatgcggtggtggtggccaaGGGGATGGATGGTGGTGAGGATGGCGCCCCGTTCGTGGTGGTGCTGTCTGGGCGGCGACCGTCCATCACCGCCGCAAGGTCCCCACCAGCGCAGTATTCCATCATGATGAACGACATCGGGTAGGTGGGCGGTCGCGTGTCGAACAGGGCATCGACGTACTGCACCAGGTTCGGGTGCCCCAGCACGGTGCGAAGTACCTTCAGCTCGTTCTGCACAGCCGGTACCTCCTCGGCTGGGTTCAGCATTGTCTGCATGTTGATATCCTTTACCACGACCGCGTGCGTTGGTTCAACGGCGCCGGAGGCCGCGTCCTTCATGGAGTACAGGGTGGCGCAGCCGTAGCTGCCTTTGCCGAGGATGCGaacgcgatgcagcgcaccCCAGGAGCGCCCGCTGTCCCCTGTAAAGTGCAGGACGGCAGCAGAGGGCTGGTCAGCGTAAAGCACCGCCGACGTTGCCGCCGGCacgtcgccagcgcctcccgGGTGGCCCAACGCTGCCGTCGATGACGGCTTCTGCTGTTGCCGGAGAGAGCCATCCCACACCGGCGAACCCTCCGATGACCAGCCACCACACAAGCGCGGCGCCACATCAGCCGCTGGGCACACCGCAAGAAACGCCGGCGTTCCGTTCTCTGCGCCGATACCCGTGCTTCCTGACGCCACCGTTGCATGCGAAGCGCCCGCCTGAGCCATTCCAGCATCCTCCCGCAGGAAGATGGGcacgtcctcgtcggcgccggtggagggcggcgcagcgctgcccgccTGTGCGCCGGAGACGTCGTCGCCGAACGTCATCCAATCAAAACGTTCCTCCATGTCGGGGTGCGTCAGCGGAagaaaagacacacacacacacacacacacgcacagctgctgctgcactcccTTGGCTTGCGATTTTTTCTGTCGGTCTCGGCTCCGTGTGTGTCGTCTCCCTCGGAAGAGGGGTCAGCCAAGAGACGGTGCGCGCTGGCTAGGGGTCCAGCGTGTCGAAGCGTTCCAATGCTCTGCAACAGTCTGCCGGGTGCTGTAGGGCTGCGTAAGGAGGAGGCTGTCACAGCAATCttcctgtgtgcgcgtgtttgtgtgggcGTGTCAGGTGCggtgagagagggaaaggggggaggggggaaggggggcgggggtcACGTGCAGGAAGCGATGAGACGACATCAGCATTTatggagagagcgagagaatgGGGTCCGTCCTGCTTGATGTCCTCATGTGCAGCTCACGCCATTGGATCGgcctctcctcgccttcccCCGGAATTCCCGTGAGTGCGGCAGTGGCATCCTTTTTAATGGCACGAGCACAAGACTTTGCGGCGGTGAACCATGCGCGCATGGACGCCGTGCACCCTCCCCACCTCGGGCTCACGCTGAAGCTCGACGAACGCccccgcagcgcgcgcgcgcgagagagagagagcgagcgagaggagggcgacggaTGGAGGAGACCGGGAAAAGGCACGAGAGCCGCAATGCGTGTGTCGCCGAACGGACACAGATTGCACGCGACACATAATAGTAACCACAACGGAACAACAGACGGCATGGATGGCCAGTAGCGCAGGCTTTTATGTCGCCATGCGTCCGACATGTCCACGGTCCTGCCACTCACGCAGTAAGCCAGCAGCGCATacaaacacgcgcgcacaccaccTCAGCTCAGCTGACGGCCGTTGAAGTGTAGCGACATCCTGGCCGACCAGGGCATGTCGTCCAGCCGTCGAGCCGGTCCCGTACGTCTTACAGGACTCGTTCTTCCTCGTCCATTCCTTCGAGCACCGGAGGCGTCACACGCACTTGGATGGGGAACTGCGTGTCTTGATCCAACACGGGCCGCGTTCAAGGTGCTGAACGAGGGAGGAAACGACGGTGTCCGTCGTGCAGCTAttagggggggggggcggacTAGGTGCATGCCGGATGAGCCTCAGGCCAGGGCCCGCTGAGACCCTGCACATTCTGCCTGAGTGCCACACGTCTCTCCGAGCAGCTTCAAACCGTGGGATTCCATAATATGATGTAGAGGCTCTCCACAGCGAAGTCGGGAAGACTCCATGGTACAATTTGGGGGTCTTGCCGTCATGCTTccggcacctgcgccgcacccACCCGGCCGGATGTAGCAGATGCCGCATGTTTTGCACGCATGCAGTGCGGGGTTGATCGGTACGcatctctccccttccctcccccccgcctctctccgcCCATCGCTCTCTTGCCCTGCTCATCTCTGGATGCCCTGCTTGAATATGATACACCATGCCAGCTGTGCATggcagcgtgtgcgcacggTGCTTGCATTTCGCATCCTGGGGCCTGTTCCAGGACACCGTTGTTGTCGGGGGCCCGCTGTCTGCGTCTTCCACTTCCGTCCATGCCGccagaggggggggggcatgtCTGGATGGCTTGCCCGCATGTGCAGCGACAGGTGAGACGTTGCTGTGAGTCTGTGGCAacggggggagaggagaggtggggcacaccaccaccatcaccccaACCCGCACGCCTCTCACCGGCGCGGGTGTGTCTAGCGGAAGGGGCCCGTGCATCGGCAGGTGCCAGCGCACAAAGAGCCCGCAGCCTGCCGTACCGACGGGCGCaagagggtgtgtgtgtgtgtgtgtgtggggggggggggggggggggggccacAGACACCCCGTCGGGGGACGCCCGCGCAGCGCGAGTGAGATGCGCGCAGTCAGATCATTGCGCGAGTCGAGGTGTGCTGTCAGCCTCAAGCGATCCGCGAATCCCGCGTACCATACCGGGAACAGCGCCGGGCCAGCCGCCCTCATGGCGTAAGCAGcaggcgggggtgggtgggtgggtgggtgccaCAATGCCGGCGGCGTAATAGGCAGCACACCATCTACACTCCATGCTGTCACCCCCGgccacccgccgctgcagcgatcCAAAGTGCACGGGCACGTGCCTGTGCGGGACTGCGTGAAGATGGTCTCCTGCGGCCTCGCGAGCTCAGCATCCGTGTTCCTCGGGTGTGGGACGGCTGTCGCCAAGCACTCCTTGCCGTGGCGTGTCGCATCGTGCACCGCAGTTTTTTTTCAGGGGGAGCGGATATGCGGATATCGACCTCGCGTCTGAGGGCAGTACCCAAGTCCGTGATCCGTGCAGTTGGCGCCGGCCCCTCCCTCACTGCCGATGTCGCGAGCTTGTCAGCTTCGCCCTGCCGCACCAGCTCGCAATAGCCAACGGCGAGCCGAGGTGAGAGacgcgcgacgacgacgacgacggcgggcTGGTGGCGCCAGCGTGTGTGCCCAGATACATCGTGACATGCCATCCctcaccactaccaccaccgccgtagGGCCCTTGATGAGAGTGCCacgaggaaggagagcaAGTGCGTAACAGCGGCAAGGCTTTACTTCTCCCTGCCTCAGTTAATCGATCTGTCTTCGCAGCAGGCCACGTTTTGGTTCCAGTGCTTCACACATCcagcgtggcagcggcaggcaagggggggagggggtcgcGCAAGCTCTTGCCGCCGCACCCTTCGCTGAAATTTGCATTTTGCAAGCCTCGCGGCCGCTCCTGACGAGCTGTCTGTCGGTGCTGTACCGTCTGTCCACAGCAGGTGAGAGGgctccgcagcgccggcgagtTGCTGCCTACATGCCGCTCGTTTTCTCTTCGTCTGGAAGGTGCGCGCCCGCAGCCCCGCGCTGAAGGCCAACAGATGAGAGACTGAGAATGCGAGCGAGATAGTGTGTCGTATAACAGAGGTACATATACCCGAAGACCCACGCGCCGACAGCGAGACAGTCACACCAGCACGAGCGCCGAGAGAGGATCAAGGCCACACACCGTCACCTACACAACGTTACAGCGAAAGGGCAGCAGACACATTCACGTAAACACAAACAACGCAGAGGAAAGCAGCCGACTCGCACTGGGGCCTCGAGtggcatgcacacatgcacattCCTGCtttcgaggaggagggggagggaggggtgcgtgtgtgtgtgtgtgtgtgtgtgtgtgtgagaaagaaagaaagagaaagggagtGATAGCACGCGGCGACACACAAACAAGATACGTATGTCCAGATAGAGTAGACACACACCGATACACATGCAGGTGCGCGTAGGTACACACCAACATGCATGTACATACATctatatatacacatatatatatacacacacacagagagacatacatatacacatctatacaaacacacacacacataaataTATACACATctatacatgtatatatatatatatgtataatacatatatgcatatatatatatatatagacatacacacacacatatacgcatatacatgcatatatatatatatacacagATATCGAAATACCAGATATATGTACACATCCATCACGGAATGGTCGCTGTTGAGGAGAAGTGGGGTGGGAGCACCTCATCAATTTACAGGAACGCAAAGGCGAACAAAATGGCGAATCACCAGCACGGCGTGCAGTCGCGAGGACCTGACGTGCATGGCAACACACGAAAGCATCGGGGGAcacagggaggggggaggggctaTCCAACTACGTGGGAGGAAGCCCTCCTTCAAGGCTGCGCAGCCTCATTTTCCATGCGCTCCCTCGCTTGGGCTTCCTGGCTTGGCAGCCATGAGCGCAGCTCACAACTATGCACGTTGCCCCTCGGAAGACTCTTCTCTCttgaggtgcagctgctcatgCTTCCGTCGCAAGGCGTTCTCGACATCACGCCGCCGCTCTGACAAGGCGGTGCGAaccttctccgccttctccacctcgccGCTGACGCGCATGAATATCTGCTCAATACTTGTCTGCGACACCGTGTAGTCAGAAATGCAGAGTGCGTCGCGGTTTGCCTGCAAACACTCGAAGACGCTCGGCAGGTTCGTGTTCTTGGGCAGTGTAAAGACAAGTCGCTTGCCACGCACCTCGCTGACCTGTGAGGACGGAAACGAGGAAGCGACGAAAACAATGAGCCGCGCTTTgatcgcctccagcgccgcctcggcagctcgcttgcgctgcctcgcatccgccgcggtggaggagctcacGTCGACGGTGGTCGGCGGCTGCACGCGGATGGTCATCTCAAAGCCGCTGCCGTACTTCTGTCTCAGATGCACCTTGCTGCCGATGCAGCGCAGTCGCCCGTCCACCATGATGGCCACACAGTCGGCAAGGGcttccacctcctcgagGTGGTGCGTGCACAAAATGATTGAGCAGCGGTGTCGAATGGCCTGCATCGACGTCCATATCTCACGCCGAGCGACGGGATCCATGCCCGCCGACGGCTCGTCGAAAATGACCACCGGCGGCCCACCAATCAGCGACAGCGCGACGCTCAGCTTCCGGCGGTTGCCGCCCGACAACGCTGCCGACGTTGTGTGACGGTATTCGCGCAGACCagtcagctgcagcagcgcgcgcacgacgtccttctgctgctcccgcACGATGCCGCGGATGCCGGCAAAGACACTCAggtgctcctccaccgtcagcagGTCCAGCGTTGCGTCGAACTGGGGGCAATACCCGATGCACCGGAGCGCGTCGCGACTTTCCTCCACAATGTCGTACCCGCACACGTAGACATGCCCAGTGGTGGGATAGAACTCCTGGCACAGGATCGACATCGTTGTTGTCTTGCCAGCGCCATTCGTGCCGAGAAGGCCAAAGACCTCGCCCGGCACGACGCCGAAGGAGAGAtcgtgcaccgccaccttGCCGTTATCATACTGCTTGCGCAAGCCGACgaccgcgacggcgtcgatgATAGGCAGCTTAGCGCCGAAGCTCGAGAAGTCACCGCCGGTGCCCCCAGCTGTGCTCGTCGCCGCCATCTCAACGGATGCGGAGTCGGCAGCATCGCTCACCTTGTACATGTTCTCCTGCCGCTTCAGGTCTTCGCGGTATGCCTCtatgcgccgctgcacctcgaCCCGCTCGTCCTCGACGTCGCTATCCTCGTCGACACCGTCATCGGTACTCTCACTCGCGTCGGGTTGCTCTCCGTGCTGATGGCTGCCATGACGCCGACggtgcgcgtcgccgccacgcagcagcagcctcatTCGCCAGTGTGGGTGGTCGATCAGCAGCGTAAGAATGAGAAACAGCGGCCCCTCCACCGCCATGTACACGCACGGCCAGCCTATAGTCTGCATGGAGAAGGCTGTCAAGCTCTCGTCCGACGATTGGAAGTGCGAGAGCAGGGCGAGATTCACGATGCCTTCGCTGACGGCGTAGGTGGGAAAGATGCGGAACGCCCAGCCCAACCTGTGCGACGTCGCCTCTGTCGACGGCAAGAGTCGAAGCACGAATACAATGATGACCAGAAGGAAGCCGGTAATGAAGCCGGTCGCCATCACGATGCTCTGCGCGCTTGAGTGGGTTGCGAAGAAGAACTGCAGAAAGTACGCCGTGGTCGTGCTGCAGAAGCCGAAGACCGAAAGCAGCGTGAAAGTCGCGCCAGCAGTGTCGACGCCGATGTACTCCTCGCGTCGGAAGACAGCTAAAATCGTCACAACGAGCAGCATCGTCACGGCGTACGCCGTGAAGTCGAAAACAAAGTTGCTGAACCAGTAGACGAGGTAGCGCAGGCCGCAGATATCCTGCAGGTGGCGCGACCGGCACTCCCGCTCCTTCACCACCCAGGCCACGCAGTTCGCGGGGAGAAAGGTGAAGGGCACTAGAATGATGATggccgtcagcagcagcttgaTGCTTCTCTCGGAGGCAAGCGCGAAGCTCgacggcagcgtgccggcgctCGCCGTGATGGACACGGATGGGCCGCGAGCCTCCTTCAAGAGCAGATTGTAGAAGTTCGACATGGCTATAGGAAACTCGTGATAGGCG
This window encodes:
- a CDS encoding conserved hypothetical protein (previous protein_id=AAZ10037.1), with protein sequence MRLELKDFVQATRSMHQQPGGVRRTRLMLRLRPYQSRKTFVLKATDGRVTMTTRVEHQGHIKMVESLVNEFVTECTRASVGSPVPSTATASAGEQQAASAAAMSSISAASGHKGRSPGAAAAAAAATGQAGASGSASHRQQTQLASAQASSHSSGNAGRQGKGRKGKRH
- a CDS encoding putative protein kinase (previous protein_id=AAZ10038.1), coding for MEERFDWMTFGDDVSGAQAGSAAPPSTGADEDVPIFLREDAGMAQAGASHATVASGSTGIGAENGTPAFLAVCPAADVAPRLCGGWSSEGSPVWDGSLRQQQKPSSTAALGHPGGAGDVPAATSAVLYADQPSAAVLHFTGDSGRSWGALHRVRILGKGSYGCATLYSMKDAASGAVEPTHAVVVKDINMQTMLNPAEEVPAVQNELKVLRTVLGHPNLVQYVDALFDTRPPTYPMSFIMMEYCAGGDLAAVMDGRRPDSTTTNGAPSSPPSIPLATTTASTAAGPDILTEPCVASLFIQVAVALQSLHTEYGILHRDVKPHNIFLLEDGITVRLGDFGISTQLDRVGDTAKEACGSPYYMAPELFEERAYGAAADVWSLGVVFYQLMARQLPFTAASAAELRSLVCRGRCTPLHDLQNESTSRYSRQFKELVSSLLTADAAARPTLRRVLRHKYVRESLKYVPVSVLTAKKPLPAARVPSTGATPSSSSQRFSADGLYASLFGSDVVGQAVSQAVHAGVHPIVSRVHSA